The segment CAGCCGGCCCAGCTCAGCCCGAGGATCTTGTAATGTGTCCTTGTGGTTTTTTTGTATTGGTTAAGCATCAGATCTGTCATTTATCCTCTTAAACCTTTAATTCATTAAATGAGTCGAAATTAATTTATTGTACCTAAAAATAGTGAAATAAGAAAAAATAACATTGAAACTTATTTCTTTTGTCTGTCGCAGAGAAGTATGTTCCCTGTGCCGACATTCTCTGATTCCACTTCCCTTATTATGGTAACAATGGCCTCCACTGGCAGTTCCATAATTTCACTTGCCTTCTCTGAGAAGGATTTAACGAGTTCAGCTTTCTGTTCCTTTGTGAGTTTTGGTCCGTCTATGGTTATAACAGGCATTTTTACACCTCTAAAATCTATTTTTTTACTTTTGATATGGTTTCCTTCTTCTTTTAGAAGTTTCCATTTTAGATGTATAACACTTCCATTGAATAACCTTAACAGTTCGAGTGTATTCCATTAAATTTAAATTGGAATTCATTCTAATAAATTATGATGAACTTTAAAAATAGGATGAACTGGCTTTTGGTGGCTGTAGCAACCCTTGTGATTTTAATACCTGCATTCTTTCATTTAACAGGTTTTAACGCTCCTGAAACGGATCTTTCAGGGAACGTTCTCCTGGATGATAAGAGTCTAAACCATTTCATGGATCAACAGAACAACTACCTTGAAAACTATTTTAACTCAGTTTACAAGTCTCAAAAATCTCAAATTGAAAGGAAGTACAGTTCTGGAAGTATTTCCCGTGAAGAGAGGGATAAGGAACTTGAGTCTATTCAGGATAATCTTAACGTAACAATTAAAACCTTGAATAGCCTTACAGACTTTAGGAAAGATATATTTTCAGGTAATGATACGAATAAATCTATTTTAACCCACTTTAAATCCTTGAAAAATGTGAATATTGACTTAAAAACTGAATTCAGGGAAACACTCAATGGGTCATGATCAAAATTTTAAACAGCAATTTTTTAGTTTTATCATCTTTTTTTGTTAGGAACTCCCTTTTTACATTTGGAATATTAAAATAAATTTTATCATTTTTTTTGGAAAAAATGATGGCTCAAAAAAGATTTTTAAGGTTAATCCTTTAAGATTCACTACACTGAAATATTATCTGATACAACATGCTCAAATTGTTTAAATTTTTCGAAATTTTATTAATAAATTAGGGGAATATCTATCCCAACAATCAAGTTTAAAGGTTTTACTCCTTTTTAAACCCTTAACAACATATTTATATTAAAGCGGTTTTTTAATGTTATTCATGGATATAAAAAGATCTATCAATCAATACCTTGATGGAACAGAACAAAGCCCAGGAAGAACATATGATGGAAGTTATTCCTCCTTTGATTACTGCTACAACTATTTTTATTCATTCTATAAAGAAAATAGGGTTGAAGAACTTGCAGATGATGTAAACCTCCAGATGAGCTGTCTTCAAATCGGGTTTTACCTTGCAAGCTCTGGAATGATGCGTGGGTCCTCACCCCTTCTTGGAAGAAGTGTGGTAAACTTCAAAGAGTTAATCAGAACAATTTCAAGTATGGATCCAATGCTCTGGGAGATTGACCTTGACTCCTACACCCCTGAAAACATGGAACTTCTTCTGGAATGCCGTGAAAAGATAGTTGATTCCCTTGGAGAAAATATTAAAGTGTCTGAAGCCCTTATAACAAGGATAATGTTAGGTATCTTTGGCAACATCCCAGTTTTTGACCAGTACTTCAAAAACAGTCTGAAGATGAAGAGGGTTAACAAAAGATCCCTCATGAAACTAAAAGAATTCTATGATGAGAATAGATCCAGTTTTGATTCATTTGATGTACATACACTTGACTTTTTAACGGCAGAAGAAACTGATGTTCCCTACACCAAAGCCAGACTTCTGGATATCTATGGCTACATGGATGGACAGCTTAAAAAGCCTGAGATCTGCATGGATTGTTGTATTGACATTTGATACAAATTTTCCATTGGATCCTGTTCTATTAATGTGATCGGTGTTAAGGAAAAATAAAGGGGGGCCTGTTTTTTATTTAATCACTCTGAAGGTTTGAAAAATTCCATTATACCTGCAATTATCAACCAGAGTCCAATAAGCATTGCAAGGTAGTATGGATTCCATGCATACATACCTAAAATCATGTACAGAATACCTAGAATTATTCCTGCTCCACCAGCACCCTTGGATGTTGTGCTACCATCTGAGAACAGTGACAGTATACCTGTTATCACAAGGAAAAATCCACCTATGTAGAACCAAAGACCTGCAAATATACTGAATGCAACTATTCTTCCAAATAAGCCTATTCCCACAATTACTGCAAGAACACCAAGTATCAATGAGGCTATACTCATGGCTTTACTGGTTTCCCAGGTTTCAAAGCTCTGGACAAATAACCAGATACCTAGAATTATCAGAGTAAAACCTGCAAGAACGCTGGCCGTAAAAACACTGATGAGTGGGAAGGCCATAACCAGCAAACCAAGAATTATTGCAAAAATACCGAGTAAAACATTCTTTCCTTCTGCCATTTCAATCAACCCCTGTTTTCAATTCAAACAGGCCCCATAATAGTACTGTTGTTATTAATTATGATATAAATAATTTATTAAATTTTCTTAAGAATTAATG is part of the Methanobacterium aggregans genome and harbors:
- the dmpI gene encoding 4-oxalocrotonate tautomerase DmpI, whose translation is MPVITIDGPKLTKEQKAELVKSFSEKASEIMELPVEAIVTIIREVESENVGTGNILLCDRQKK
- a CDS encoding DUF308 domain-containing protein gives rise to the protein MAEGKNVLLGIFAIILGLLVMAFPLISVFTASVLAGFTLIILGIWLFVQSFETWETSKAMSIASLILGVLAVIVGIGLFGRIVAFSIFAGLWFYIGGFFLVITGILSLFSDGSTTSKGAGGAGIILGILYMILGMYAWNPYYLAMLIGLWLIIAGIMEFFKPSE